The genomic stretch GATGGTCAGAGTTACTTTTTTACCATTTTGCGCAACCGTTAGCGTGTCATTGTCTCGATTATATGAAAACTGCCGATTCGGCGCTTGTAATTCTTTTTCAAGTTTTTCTTTCATTTTTAATGTAGTCATTTTTGCCATAAGTGCCTCCCCTTCCATAAAAAGCAGTTACTTTTTATATCGCAGCTAGAAAATCATTAATTTCTTCTTTTGTTTTTCTATCTTTACTTACAAAACGCCCCACTTCTTCACCGTCTTCAAACGCCAAAAAGCTCGGAATACCAAAAATCGCTAAATCAGCACATAAATCAATAAATTCATCTCGATCAACATGGTAAAAGACAAAGTCCTCATTTTCCGCTTCGATTTCAGGCATTACTGGTTCGATGAATTTGCAGTCGCCACACCAATCAGCACTAAACATAAAAACGGATTTGCCTTCCGATTTAATAGCGTCAAATTGTTCTACTGATTCTAATTTCTTCATTTCCATACGCTCCTTCTAATCTCATACTAGTTAAATCCTACCGCCTAACAACACTTTCGTCCAGAATAACGCTCATGAAAAAAGTCCAGCCCCAACGAAGGAGCCAAACTTTTTTACCGTACTTTAGAGCGCGCTTTTTTCTTTTCTAAAAAATCGTGGAAATACCCGAAAAATAATGTCACGATCCCAGCAATCATAGTGGTCCATATCCAACCAAGCTCTGAATCACGAAAATAAGGCAGGTCCGTAACATAGCCTAGCAAGAATACTAAACTCGCCACCAAAAGGAACAACCCCACAACAATTACTGGTTTCTTTATTATTTCACGCATTGTTTTTAATTGTTTCGTAGGTCGTTTTATCCAAACTGCGAATAAGCGTTGTAATCATTTCTTTTGCAGCAGCATAGTCATCCACATGTAAAATCGAGTTAGACGAGTGAATGTATCTAGCTGGAACACCAATTACTGCACTCGGAATCCCGCTAAGCGATGTATGCACTTTCCCAGCATCCGTTCCTCCTGGCGAAACAAAATATTGATAAGGAATTTTATTGGTTTCCGCAGTATCTATTAAAAATTCACGCATACCTCGATGCATAATCATCGTCCGGTCAAAAATACGCAGTAAGAAACCTTGACCAATTTGACCGAATTGCGATTTATTCCCAGTCGTATCATTTGCAGGGCTAGCATCTAACGCGAAGAATAAATCTGGTTTAATCATGTTCGCACTTACGCCCGCACCGCGCAGACCGACTTCTTCTTGCACATTCGCCCCAGCAAAAAGTGTATTTGGCAACGATTCGCCTTCCAATTCTTTCATAAGTTCAATCGCAAGACCAACGCCATAACGATTATCCCATGCTTTCGCTAAAATTTTCTTTGGATTCGCAAGCGGCGTGAATTCAGCCACAGGAACAATGAATTGCCCTGGTTTGATACCAATTTTCTCCGCGTCCGCTTTATCATCCGCACCAATATCAATTAGTAAGTTTTTAGGATCCGTTGGTTTGCTACGTTCAGCCTCCGACAACAAATGCGGTGGAACAGAAGCAACTACCCCAATAACCGGACCGTTAGGCGCCATAATTTGCACTCGCTGTGCCTGTAAAACTTGCGGATTCCAACCACCAATTGTTTGAAAACGTATTAGACCATTTTCTGTAATTTGCGTTACCATAAAGCCAACTTCATCCATATGAGCCGCAACAAGGACGCGTGGACCACCTTCCGCTCCGTGGCGCACACCAAAAATACCACCTAAGCCGTCTTGGATAATTTCATCGGAAACCGGTTCAAGTTCTTTTCGCATAAAAGCACGAATTCTATGTTCATCACCCGAAGTCCCTTGAAGTTCCGTTAATTCTTTAAACATCGCTAACGTTTCTTTTTCCATTAATAATCATCTCTTTCCGTCTAAAATCTCTTTTATTATAGCAAATAATATCCGTTTCCGCTCGCTTCACTTCTCTCTTTTACAGAAAGCGTGTTCAAAAATCCTTTTATAATCAAAAATTTGTAGTATAATGATTAAAAGAGATGTTTGTAGTAGCATCTTTTAAAAAGAATAGGAAACACTAGGGAGGAAAAGCGATGAACTGGAAAGCTTTCATTGCAGGCGTTGGAGCAGGAGCAGCGGCTGGACACCTTGTTTATCATTATTTACTTAGCGATAAAACAATTTCTGGGGACGTCATCTTAGAAAAGGTAAAAGATGCATTCAAGCAAGAAGGACCAATCGAAGGTTCTTGGATTCAACTTAAAAAACAACATTACAAAAAATTCGCGATTGATACTTTCGTTTACCACGGCGGAATCACTTGTATTCGCGAAGGCGAGAAGAAGCAATTCGAATTTATCGCAGACGCTAACACAGGAACAATCATCGACGTATATTTAGCTTAAAAAATAAAAACGATTCCCCAAGTGGGGAGTCGTTTTTTAGCGGATAAAACTATCTATTTTCTTTTTAATTACCACTTCATCTGTTTCACCTTGTTCAATTAACTCCTTCATTTGTTCTGTGTAGATTAATTTTGCGGCAGCATCCATCGCTTTTTTCACCGCTGCTATTTGTTGCATAATAGTTTCTAAATCACGCTCTTCTTCTGTCATCGTTTTTATAGAACGTACATGTCCTTCTATCTTAGCGAATCGCGTTACCAGCGCTTTCTTTTGCTCGATTTCCATATATACCCCCTTATAGTATACCACACGACAACCCCCTACCCAGGATATCATATTGGCTATTTTAAAGCGTTTATAAATACAATTATAACACAAAATAAAAATACCCTCAAAAAAAGAAGTGACTTCTCACTTCTTAATTTCGCTGTTCTATTTTTAATTCGGCTTCTATTTTTCCATTTCCGTCCATTTGAACTGCTCGAAATCTGGCGTCATGGTATGATAAAAACCAATAATTTTCACCAAAAGTTTGTTTAAAAATTTCTTGTTTGGCAGAGATAGAAGTCATTGGATAATCATCATAAGCAGTGACCCAAAGCACATTTTGATGCGCAAATGTCGGGAAAATATCCGCCATATGTATCGCTTTTTCTCCGTCCGATTCTATCCATACAACTGAATGCCCATTACTATGTCCACCTGTGTGCGTCATTTTAATCGCATCGTTGAATTCTTTTTCTTTGGTAAATGTATGAATTTGTCCTGCTATCGTTTGCCAGTTTTCTTGCCAGTATGTTGCTTTTGAACGAATGTTTGGGTGTTGCATTTCCTCCCATTCCGTTTTGGAAGTCCAGATTTCCGCATTGGGAAAGATGGAATAAAAACTCCCCTCTTCCGAAACACCGGTCAGGCCTAACACATGATCGAAGTGCAAATGTGTCATCAAAACATAATCAATGTCTTCTGGAGCGATAGATAATTGCGCCAAATCTTCTAGTACAAACGATTCTTCCGTCACACCGTAATTCCGTTTTTGTTTTTCTGTAAGCCGTCTGTTCCCTAGCCCGCTATCAATTAAATAATTTTTCCCTAAGTACTGAAAAAACATCGGATCGGTTACGTTAGCTAATTGATTTTTGTCATTTGCGGGATATTTTTTCTCCCATAAAGGTTTTGGTACAACGCCAAACATTGCGCCACCGTCAAAATGAGTATACCCTCCGCGTAACCAATAAATCTTTATTTTTCCAATTTGAATGGAATCCACTTTTAACGCCTCCAATTAAAAATAAAAACCAGATGCAGCAGATGCATCTGGTTATCCTTGTTAATTTCTATCAAATTTTGCTTCAAGACGATAGATGGGGAATCCTTTAGCTGAAAATTTTTCTTCGTATTCAGTTTTAATATTCCCTTCGTAATCGCTATTATGCAGGTCAAGAGATACAAAAGTTAATAACATATTGTATTCTGAGAAAGCTACTAGCGAATATTCGAACAAACTGCGATTATCGGTTTTGAAATGAATCTCCCCCGCTTCCGGTAGCAGTCGCTCATAAATAGTTAAGAACGTTGGATTCGTTAGTCTACGTTTTGTATGGCGTTTTTTCGGCCATGGATCGGAGAAGTTTAAATAAATTTGTGCTATTTCTCCTTTTTCAAAACATTCTTCTAGTAATTTAGCATCTCTAGCAACTAATCGTAAATTAGGGACGTCCGCTTCAATCGCTTTATCGAGCGCCGAAACGAGCACGCTTTCGATCATTTCGATACCAATATAGTTAATTTCCGGATTTGCTTTTGCCATGCCACTAATAAATTGACCTTTACCGGAACCAATTTCGATATGGATTGGATTATCATTTCCGAATACTTCACGCCACTGACCTTTGAAATCTTCTGGGTTTTTGATGTAAATTGCTGGGAATTCTTCCAATCTATCTTTTGCCCATGGTTTATGTTTTACACGCATCTTTCTTTACACCTCATCATCTTCTATTGCATTTTGAAAAATTTGTTTTGCTCGTTCATTGGCTTCATTCGAATGCTCGGTTATGAGTTGCATAACCGTTTGACAAATTGTATACCATTTTAATTTGCGATGTAATTCTTCGGTTAATGTGGTGCCGTAATTAGAGAGCCAACTTACCCAATCTTTTCGCGGAATATATTGGTATAAAATCATTCCGATATCATTCGCAGGGTCTGCAAGCATCGCACCATCCCAATCAACTAGAAACAGTTCGTTTTCTTCAGAAATAATCCAATTATTATGGTTAACATCTCCGTGACAAACTACATAATCGTTCGTCTGAGCAGCAGAGAGATTCTGTTCTAAATAGCGGATTGCTGCTATTATTTCTTTCGATAGCTCGTTATTAGCTTTTGTGTTTACTTTTATGAGACTCAAAAGTTGATCTGCAGAAAAATAGCAGTTTTCGATTTTCGCTAGCATGTGTTGCAAGTTTTCTGAATGGTGGATTTTAGCTAATAGTTTTGCCACTCGCGGTCCAACCATTTCTTCACGTGTCAAAATATGGCAATTCACCCATTTTTGAGCAGTGATGACATCTCCATTCTCTACGCGTCTCGTCCAAACTAATTTTGGAACGATGTTTTCTACAGAAAGCGCAGCTAAAAAAGGCGAAGAATTTCTTTTTAAAAAGAATTTTTCGTCTTCATGTGTTGCAACGAATGCCTGGCCAGTTTCCCCTCCGGCCGGAGCTATGTCATATTCTCTCCCAAAAAAGTTATCTTTCATCTACATGCACACCTTTTATTAGCTCTTTGCAACTTCACTATCCCTCGTTTATTTCACTTCCGAACAAATAGGTAACTATTCATGATTTTACTTCTCTTAG from Listeria monocytogenes ATCC 19117 encodes the following:
- a CDS encoding M42 family metallopeptidase; amino-acid sequence: MEKETLAMFKELTELQGTSGDEHRIRAFMRKELEPVSDEIIQDGLGGIFGVRHGAEGGPRVLVAAHMDEVGFMVTQITENGLIRFQTIGGWNPQVLQAQRVQIMAPNGPVIGVVASVPPHLLSEAERSKPTDPKNLLIDIGADDKADAEKIGIKPGQFIVPVAEFTPLANPKKILAKAWDNRYGVGLAIELMKELEGESLPNTLFAGANVQEEVGLRGAGVSANMIKPDLFFALDASPANDTTGNKSQFGQIGQGFLLRIFDRTMIMHRGMREFLIDTAETNKIPYQYFVSPGGTDAGKVHTSLSGIPSAVIGVPARYIHSSNSILHVDDYAAAKEMITTLIRSLDKTTYETIKNNA
- a CDS encoding thioredoxin family protein; the encoded protein is MKKLESVEQFDAIKSEGKSVFMFSADWCGDCKFIEPVMPEIEAENEDFVFYHVDRDEFIDLCADLAIFGIPSFLAFEDGEEVGRFVSKDRKTKEEINDFLAAI
- a CDS encoding PepSY domain-containing protein, yielding MNWKAFIAGVGAGAAAGHLVYHYLLSDKTISGDVILEKVKDAFKQEGPIEGSWIQLKKQHYKKFAIDTFVYHGGITCIREGEKKQFEFIADANTGTIIDVYLA
- a CDS encoding YtnP family quorum-quenching lactonase, translated to MDSIQIGKIKIYWLRGGYTHFDGGAMFGVVPKPLWEKKYPANDKNQLANVTDPMFFQYLGKNYLIDSGLGNRRLTEKQKRNYGVTEESFVLEDLAQLSIAPEDIDYVLMTHLHFDHVLGLTGVSEEGSFYSIFPNAEIWTSKTEWEEMQHPNIRSKATYWQENWQTIAGQIHTFTKEKEFNDAIKMTHTGGHSNGHSVVWIESDGEKAIHMADIFPTFAHQNVLWVTAYDDYPMTSISAKQEIFKQTFGENYWFLSYHDARFRAVQMDGNGKIEAELKIEQRN
- the trmB gene encoding tRNA (guanosine(46)-N7)-methyltransferase TrmB; the protein is MRVKHKPWAKDRLEEFPAIYIKNPEDFKGQWREVFGNDNPIHIEIGSGKGQFISGMAKANPEINYIGIEMIESVLVSALDKAIEADVPNLRLVARDAKLLEECFEKGEIAQIYLNFSDPWPKKRHTKRRLTNPTFLTIYERLLPEAGEIHFKTDNRSLFEYSLVAFSEYNMLLTFVSLDLHNSDYEGNIKTEYEEKFSAKGFPIYRLEAKFDRN
- a CDS encoding metal-sensitive transcriptional regulator; this encodes MEIEQKKALVTRFAKIEGHVRSIKTMTEEERDLETIMQQIAAVKKAMDAAAKLIYTEQMKELIEQGETDEVVIKKKIDSFIR
- a CDS encoding phosphotransferase family protein; the protein is MKDNFFGREYDIAPAGGETGQAFVATHEDEKFFLKRNSSPFLAALSVENIVPKLVWTRRVENGDVITAQKWVNCHILTREEMVGPRVAKLLAKIHHSENLQHMLAKIENCYFSADQLLSLIKVNTKANNELSKEIIAAIRYLEQNLSAAQTNDYVVCHGDVNHNNWIISEENELFLVDWDGAMLADPANDIGMILYQYIPRKDWVSWLSNYGTTLTEELHRKLKWYTICQTVMQLITEHSNEANERAKQIFQNAIEDDEV